The segment CACGCTCGTATGCTAGATATCGTAGCGGCAACCCCTGATACAGTTGATTCGCTAACTAAACTTGACTTAGCCCCAGAAGTTAATGTCGAAGTTCATGCGATGGGCAAATAAGGAGTTAAAGTATGGAATATATCGTAGAAAAAATAGGCATGAGTAGAACAGTCGGCATCAAAAGCACGCCTGTAACGCTTTTAAAGCTTATTAATACTAAAATTTGCGAAGTATGCAACGACAAGCAAGCTATCGTAGCTTACGCTAACGGCAAAGCATACAACAAATCTATCGCAGGAATTCAGAAAAAATATAGCCTAAGCAAAGAATTTAACAAATTCGCGACACTAAATGTCGAAAATGCTGAGGTTGGCGATCAAAGCACAGAAGTATTAAGCTCGGCTAAAATCGTAAAAGTTACTTTTACTTCAAAAGGTAAAGGTTTCCAAGGTGTTATCAAACGCCACGGTTTCTCTGGCGGTCCAGCAGCTCATGGCTCACGCTTCCACAGAAGACCAGGTTCTATCGGAAACTGCGAGTGGCCAGGTCGCGTCCAACCAGGTATGAGAATGGCAGGTCACACAGGCAATGAGACAATCACTGCTAAAAACGAGATAGTAAGCTTCGATGCTGAGAATAAAATTTTGGTAGTAAAAGGTTCTATCCCAGGATTTAATGGTGCAATGGGCAGAATAAGGATAGTAAAATGAGTAAAGTAAGCGTTCTTAATGAAAAATTAGAAAAAGCTAGCGAAATCGAACTTCCTGCAAAATATGCAGAGGTAAATTCGCACAATTTATATTTATATGTAAAATCTTACCTTGCTTCACTTCGTGCAAATACGGCACAAACAAAAGGTCGTTCAGAAGTTAGCGGTGGTGGCAAAAAACCATGGCGTCAAAAAGGTCGTGGCGGTGCAAGAGCTGGTTCGACTAGAACAAATGTTTGGGTTGGCGGTGCGGTTGCATTTGGTCCGACAAACAACAGAAACTATGAGCAAAAAGTCAATAAAAAACAAAAACGCCTTGCGCTTGAATTTGCTATGAACGAAAAAGCAAACGAGGGCAAATTTTATGTTTTCGATAACCTAAGCGTAGAAAGCGGCAAAACAAAAGACGCTGCTAAATTTATCGAAAAACTAGGTGTAAGAGATGCTTTAATCGTTAAAAACGAGCTAGATGCACAAACACTTTTAGCATACAGAAATTTGAAAAATTGCTATGTAGTTGATGCTAGCGAAGTAAATGCTTATTTGGTTGCAGTATATAGCTCAATCGTATGCGAAAAAGCTGCATTTGAAACATTGGTGAAAGAGGACTAAAATGGCAGATATAACAGATATCAAAACTATACTTTATACAGAAAAGTCTCTTGGCCTACAAGAAAGTGGCGTAGTTGTTATCCAAACAAGTCCGTCAATGACTAAAAATGGACTAAAAAGCGTTTTGAAAGAATACTTTGGCATCGTGCCTGTAAAAGTAAATTCATTGCGCCAAGATGGTAAAGTTAAAAGATTTAGAGGAAGATTAGGCGTAAGAGATGATGTAAAGAAATTTTATGTCAAACTTCCAGAGGGTGCAACCCTAGAAAATGCGGAGGCGTAAGATGGCGATTAAAACATACAAACCATATACTCCAAGTAGAAGATTTATGACAGGCCTTAGCAGCGATGATATCACTGCAAAAGCAAGCGTTAGAAGCCTACTTGTAAAAATCCCAGCCGCTGCTGGTAGAAACAATAATGGTCGCATTACAAGCCGCCATAAAGAAGCTGGTGCTAGCAAACTTTACAGAATTATCGATTTCAAAAGAAGAAAATTTGGAATCCCAGGTAAAGTAGAGGCTATCGAATACGATCCAAACAGAAATTGTAGAATCGCTTTGATCTCTTATGCTGATGGCGAGAAACGCTATATCATTAGACCAAATGAATTAAATGTAGGCGATGTCGTTGCTTCTGCTGAGGCTGGACTAGATATCAAACCGGGCAACGCAATGAAAATGAAAAGTATCCCAGTTGGAACTATCTTGCACAATATCGAGCTAAAACCTGGCAAAGGTGCTCAAATGGCTCGTTCAGCTGGTGGATATGCTCAACTAATGGGTAAAGAGGAAAAATATGTAATCCTACGCTTACCATCAGGCGAGATGAGAAGAGTTTTGGCTGAGTGTATGGCTACTATCGGCGTTGTTGGCAACGAAGACTGGGCCAATGTCGTTCTAGGAAAAGCTGGTCGCAATCGCCACAGAGGAATTCGCCCACAAACCAGAGGTTCTGCTATGAACCCAGTAGATCACCCACACGGTGGTGGTGAAGGCAAGAAAAATTCAGGTCGTCACCCAGTTACTCCATGGGGCAAACCTACAAAAGGTGCGAAAACTCGTCGTAAAAAAGCTAGTGATAAGCTTATAATTTCTAGAAAGAAAGGAAAATAAAAATGGCTAGATCGCTTAAAAAAGGTCCTTTCGTAGATGATCATGTAATGAAAAAAGTAGTAGTTGCAAAGGCTGCTAACGATAACAAACCAATTAAAACTTGGTCAAGACGCAGCACAATCGTTCCTGATATGATTGGACTAACATTTAATGTGCATAATGGCAAAAATTTTATCCCAGTGTATGTTACAGAACACCACATTGGTTATAAATTAGGTGAGTTTGCTCCTACTAGAACTTTCAAAGGCCACAAAGGCTCAGTTCAAAAGAAAATCGGTAAATAAGGGGAAATAAATGAGTAAATCAACTATCAAATTTGTTCGCCTTTCACCGACTAAGGCAAGACTTATCGCAAAACAAGTTCAAGGCATGAACGCTGAATTTGCACTTGCTACATTGGAATTTACTCCAAATCGTGGTGCAAAATATATCGCTACTGCTATTTCAAGCGCAGTTGCTAATGGCGGTTTTGAACCAGAGGAAGTTATAGTAAAAAGTTGTCGCGTAGATGCTGGTCCAGTTCTAAAAAGATTTAGACCACGCGCTCGTGGAACAGCAAGCAGAATCAGAAAGCCAACTTCACACATTAGCGTTGAAGTAGCAAAACCAAGTAAGGAAGCGTAGTATGGGACAAAAAGTTAATCCGATTGGTTTAAGACTAGGTATCAATAGAAACTGGGAATCAAGATGGTTTCCTGCTAAATCAACACTATCAGAAAACATCGGCGAGGATTACAAAATCCGTAAATTCCTAAAAGCTAAACTTTATTACGCAGGAATTAGCCAAATTCTTGTTGAAAGAACAGCTAAAAAAGTTCGCGTAACTATCGTTGCAGCTCGCCCAGGTGTTATCATCGGTAAAAAAGGTGGCGAAGTAGAGAATTTAAGAGCCGAAGTTGTTAAACTAGTAAATAAAGATGTGAATTTAAACATCAAAGAAGAGCGCAAAGTCGGCGCTAATGCACTTTTGGCAGCTGAAAATGTAGCTATGCAATTAGAGCGCAGAGTTGCATTTAGACGCGCTATGAAAAAAGTAATTCAAGGTGCGCAAAAAGCAGGCGCAAAAGGTATTAAAATTTCGGTTTCTGGCCGCTTAGGTGGCGCTGAAATGGCTCGCACAGAGTGGTATTTAGAAGGACGCGTTCCACTTCACACTCTAAGAGCAAAAATCGATTATGGTTTTGCTGAGGCTCATACTACATACGGAAATATCGGTATTAAAGTTTGGATTTTCAAAGGCGAAATTTTGCAAAAAGGAATTCAAGCTGAAAAAACAGAAGAAGCTTCTAAAAAACCACGCAGAACAAGAAGAGGTAAATAGCCATGTTGATGCCTAAAAGAACAAAATATCGTAAGATGATGAAAGGTCGCAATCGCGGCTACGCAACTCGCGGTAATGCTTTGACATTTGGTGATTTTGGTATCAAAGCTGTTGAAGCAGGTAGAATTAATTCACGCCAAATCGAAGCAGCTCGTATCGCGATGACTCGCTATGTAAATCGCCAAGCTAAAATTTGGATTAAGGTATTTCCTGATAAACCACTTACTAAAAAACCTCTACAAACTCGTATGGGTAAAGGTAAAGCTGGTGTAGAAGAGTGGGTAATGAATATCAAACCAGGCAGAATGATTTTCGAGATGACTGGTGTAAGTGAGGAGCAAGCAAGAGCAGCTCTTACGCTATCAATCCACAAATTACCTTTCAAAACAAAAATTGTAACTAGGGATAGCGAAAATGAAATATACTGATTTGAAAGATAAAGATTTAGCTGAGCTAAATAAGATGTTAAAAGATAATAAGTTGCTTTTATTTACGGCTAAGCAAAAGCTTAAAACAATGCAGTTAAGCAATCCTAATGAAATTCGTGCGATCAAAAAAGATATCGCTAGAATCAATACTGCTATAAAAGCAAAATAAGGATAGAGTTATGGCATTTAAAAGAGAAATTCAAGGCGTAGTCGTAAAAAAAGCGGGCAATAAAACTGCTACTATTTTGGTAGAGAGAAGAGTTATCCACCCAAGATATAGAAAAATCGTCAAAAGATTTAAAAAATATCTTATCCATGACGAGAACAATATCGTCAAAATCGGCGATACTATATCAGCAGTTGAGTGCAGACCACTTAGTGCGAAAAAAACATTTCGCTTAAAAGCGGTTTTGAAAACAGGAGTTGAATAATGATACAAAGTTTTACAAGACTTGCAGTAGCTGATAACAGCGGTGCAAAAGAACTTATGTGTATTAAAGTTTTGGGTGGTAGCAAACGCCGCTATGCAACAGTAGGCGATATTATAGTTTGTTCTGTAAAAAAAGCTCTACCAAATGGCAAGATTAAACGCGGTCAAGTTGTAAAAGCCGTCGTCGTTAGAACAAAAAAAGAGCTTCACAGAGGAAATGGCTCTTTGATTAGATTTGATGAAAATGCAGCTGTAATTTTGGATGCAAAAAAAGAGCCGATTGGCACTCGTATTTTTGGCCCAATCGGTAGAGAAGTCAGATACGGCGGTTTTATGAAAATCGTTTCATTGGCTCCGGAGGTTCTATAATGGCAGTGAAATTTAAGATTAAAAAAGGCGATCAAGTAAAAATTATCGCAGGTGATGATAAAGGCAAAACTGGCGTTGTAAAAGCTGTTTTCCCTAAAAAATCACAAGTTATAGTTGAGGGTTGTAAAATAGCTAAAAAAGCTGTTAAACCAACTGAGCAAAATCCAAGCGGCGGTTTCACAAACAAAGAAATGCCTATGGATATTTCAAATGTCGCATTGGTTGAGGGTTGATTATGAACAGATTACAAACTAAATATGTTGAGTCAATTAGACCAGCTTTACAAAAAGAATTTGATATAAAAAATCCTATGCTAATTCCGGCACTTGAAAAAATCGTAATTAGCGTTGGTGTAGGCGAATCTGGCAAAGATCAAAAAGTGCTTCAAAATATGGCTGATACAATCTCTTTGATTGCAGGTCAAAAAGCACTTATTGTAAATGCAAAAAAATCAGTTGCTGGTTTTAAAGTCAGAGAGGGATTTCCTGTCGGTATTATGGTTACATTGCGCAAAGAGCAAATGTATGCGTTTTTTGATAAACTTATCTCAATCGCATTACCAAGAGTAAAAGACTTCCGTGGTGTTGCACGCAATGGCTTTGATGGTCGCGGTAACTATAACTTCGGTTTGCAAGAGCAATTAATGTTCCCTGAGGTAGAGTATGATAATATCCTAAGAACTCACGGTATGAACATTACAATCGTAACTACAACAAATAGCGATAAAGAGGCGTTTAAATTGCTAGAATTATTTGGCATGCCTTTCGCAAAAGGAAAGTAATATGGCAAAAAAATCAATGATAGCTAAGGCAAAACGCCCTGCTAAATTCAGCTCTCGTGCATATACAAGATGCCAAATTTGCGGTCGTCCGCACTCTGTTTATAGAGATTTTGGAATTTGCCGTGTATGTTTAAGAAAAATGGCTAATGAGGGTCTAATCCCTGGCCTTAAAAAAGCTAGCTGGTAAGA is part of the Campylobacter sp. VBCF_01 NA2 genome and harbors:
- the rpsS gene encoding 30S ribosomal protein S19, which encodes MARSLKKGPFVDDHVMKKVVVAKAANDNKPIKTWSRRSTIVPDMIGLTFNVHNGKNFIPVYVTEHHIGYKLGEFAPTRTFKGHKGSVQKKIGK
- the rplC gene encoding 50S ribosomal protein L3 codes for the protein MEYIVEKIGMSRTVGIKSTPVTLLKLINTKICEVCNDKQAIVAYANGKAYNKSIAGIQKKYSLSKEFNKFATLNVENAEVGDQSTEVLSSAKIVKVTFTSKGKGFQGVIKRHGFSGGPAAHGSRFHRRPGSIGNCEWPGRVQPGMRMAGHTGNETITAKNEIVSFDAENKILVVKGSIPGFNGAMGRIRIVK
- the rplB gene encoding 50S ribosomal protein L2, with translation MAIKTYKPYTPSRRFMTGLSSDDITAKASVRSLLVKIPAAAGRNNNGRITSRHKEAGASKLYRIIDFKRRKFGIPGKVEAIEYDPNRNCRIALISYADGEKRYIIRPNELNVGDVVASAEAGLDIKPGNAMKMKSIPVGTILHNIELKPGKGAQMARSAGGYAQLMGKEEKYVILRLPSGEMRRVLAECMATIGVVGNEDWANVVLGKAGRNRHRGIRPQTRGSAMNPVDHPHGGGEGKKNSGRHPVTPWGKPTKGAKTRRKKASDKLIISRKKGK
- the rplN gene encoding 50S ribosomal protein L14, which encodes MIQSFTRLAVADNSGAKELMCIKVLGGSKRRYATVGDIIVCSVKKALPNGKIKRGQVVKAVVVRTKKELHRGNGSLIRFDENAAVILDAKKEPIGTRIFGPIGREVRYGGFMKIVSLAPEVL
- the rplE gene encoding 50S ribosomal protein L5, giving the protein MNRLQTKYVESIRPALQKEFDIKNPMLIPALEKIVISVGVGESGKDQKVLQNMADTISLIAGQKALIVNAKKSVAGFKVREGFPVGIMVTLRKEQMYAFFDKLISIALPRVKDFRGVARNGFDGRGNYNFGLQEQLMFPEVEYDNILRTHGMNITIVTTTNSDKEAFKLLELFGMPFAKGK
- the rpmC gene encoding 50S ribosomal protein L29 yields the protein MKYTDLKDKDLAELNKMLKDNKLLLFTAKQKLKTMQLSNPNEIRAIKKDIARINTAIKAK
- the rpsQ gene encoding 30S ribosomal protein S17 — protein: MAFKREIQGVVVKKAGNKTATILVERRVIHPRYRKIVKRFKKYLIHDENNIVKIGDTISAVECRPLSAKKTFRLKAVLKTGVE
- a CDS encoding type Z 30S ribosomal protein S14, whose translation is MAKKSMIAKAKRPAKFSSRAYTRCQICGRPHSVYRDFGICRVCLRKMANEGLIPGLKKASW
- the rpsC gene encoding 30S ribosomal protein S3, which codes for MGQKVNPIGLRLGINRNWESRWFPAKSTLSENIGEDYKIRKFLKAKLYYAGISQILVERTAKKVRVTIVAARPGVIIGKKGGEVENLRAEVVKLVNKDVNLNIKEERKVGANALLAAENVAMQLERRVAFRRAMKKVIQGAQKAGAKGIKISVSGRLGGAEMARTEWYLEGRVPLHTLRAKIDYGFAEAHTTYGNIGIKVWIFKGEILQKGIQAEKTEEASKKPRRTRRGK
- a CDS encoding 50S ribosomal protein L23; its protein translation is MADITDIKTILYTEKSLGLQESGVVVIQTSPSMTKNGLKSVLKEYFGIVPVKVNSLRQDGKVKRFRGRLGVRDDVKKFYVKLPEGATLENAEA
- the rplP gene encoding 50S ribosomal protein L16, with protein sequence MLMPKRTKYRKMMKGRNRGYATRGNALTFGDFGIKAVEAGRINSRQIEAARIAMTRYVNRQAKIWIKVFPDKPLTKKPLQTRMGKGKAGVEEWVMNIKPGRMIFEMTGVSEEQARAALTLSIHKLPFKTKIVTRDSENEIY
- the rplD gene encoding 50S ribosomal protein L4 gives rise to the protein MSKVSVLNEKLEKASEIELPAKYAEVNSHNLYLYVKSYLASLRANTAQTKGRSEVSGGGKKPWRQKGRGGARAGSTRTNVWVGGAVAFGPTNNRNYEQKVNKKQKRLALEFAMNEKANEGKFYVFDNLSVESGKTKDAAKFIEKLGVRDALIVKNELDAQTLLAYRNLKNCYVVDASEVNAYLVAVYSSIVCEKAAFETLVKED
- the rplX gene encoding 50S ribosomal protein L24 — protein: MAVKFKIKKGDQVKIIAGDDKGKTGVVKAVFPKKSQVIVEGCKIAKKAVKPTEQNPSGGFTNKEMPMDISNVALVEG